The following proteins are encoded in a genomic region of Phycisphaera sp.:
- a CDS encoding thioredoxin family protein, with protein sequence MIETDFLRTKFEQALLYDAYVATGKDNHQKAWADFRQSVRTTVEHHSLFEGFTRRMHVLAISGTWCGDCVQQVPMLDAIAKLRPDLIGLGLLDRDEHMDLAERLVINDGNRVPVVLFLNEEFDFVSMYGDRTLTRYRAIAERQLGASCPLPGAPVPADEIAATLQDWINETERAQLVCRMSTKLRAKHGD encoded by the coding sequence ATGATCGAGACCGACTTCCTGCGGACCAAGTTCGAGCAAGCCCTGCTATACGACGCCTACGTCGCCACCGGCAAGGACAACCACCAGAAGGCGTGGGCTGACTTTCGCCAGAGCGTCCGGACGACCGTCGAGCACCACTCCCTGTTCGAGGGTTTTACCCGTCGCATGCACGTCCTCGCCATCAGCGGCACGTGGTGCGGCGATTGTGTGCAGCAGGTGCCGATGCTCGACGCGATCGCCAAGCTCCGGCCCGACCTCATCGGGCTGGGATTGCTCGATCGCGACGAGCACATGGACCTGGCCGAGCGGCTGGTGATCAACGATGGCAACCGTGTGCCGGTGGTGCTGTTCCTCAACGAGGAATTCGACTTTGTGTCGATGTACGGCGATCGCACGCTGACGCGATACCGGGCGATCGCCGAACGGCAACTTGGCGCATCGTGCCCGCTGCCGGGCGCGCCGGTGCCGGCCGACGAGATCGCGGCGACCTTGCAAGATTGGATCAACGAGACCGAGCGGGCCCAACTGGTCTGCCGGATGAGCACCAAGCTGCGCGCCAAGCACGGCGATTAA
- a CDS encoding ABC transporter permease — protein sequence MLELWPHARYIWRTALSDVRHRYAGASAGVLWNVLQPLSMILVYSIVFAQIMDRPSRGDAPYVVYLCSAMLPWLAFGETVSRGSNAIRANAQYLRKLPIPESAFVAQTVVSSAIGLAISFALLAVAAIPFGFIPNAYWLLAPLPFALLLLLAFGVASLGAAVVPFVSDVSEVIKIGLTIGFWAYPIVYVADILPQPIQAVLPYNPAYPALEAGRQMIIEGRLPDWWLMPAALGWGVLFTTLGLLALKAVRAEIRDVI from the coding sequence ATGCTCGAACTCTGGCCCCACGCCCGCTACATCTGGCGCACCGCGTTGTCGGACGTGCGCCACCGCTACGCCGGCGCGAGCGCGGGCGTGCTGTGGAACGTCCTCCAGCCGCTCTCGATGATCCTGGTGTACTCGATCGTGTTCGCCCAGATCATGGACCGCCCGAGCCGGGGCGATGCGCCGTACGTGGTCTACCTGTGCAGCGCGATGCTGCCGTGGCTGGCTTTTGGCGAGACCGTTTCTCGCGGCAGCAACGCCATCCGGGCGAATGCCCAGTATCTACGGAAACTGCCCATCCCAGAGAGTGCTTTTGTCGCCCAGACGGTCGTTTCGAGCGCGATCGGGCTGGCGATCAGCTTCGCGCTTCTGGCGGTGGCCGCCATCCCCTTCGGCTTTATTCCGAATGCGTACTGGCTCCTCGCGCCACTCCCGTTCGCGCTGCTCCTGTTGCTCGCGTTCGGCGTGGCGTCGCTCGGTGCGGCGGTTGTCCCCTTCGTGTCAGACGTGAGCGAGGTCATCAAGATCGGCCTGACCATCGGTTTCTGGGCCTATCCGATTGTCTATGTCGCCGACATCTTGCCCCAACCGATCCAGGCCGTGCTCCCATACAACCCGGCGTATCCGGCGCTCGAGGCCGGTCGGCAGATGATCATCGAAGGGCGTTTGCCGGACTGGTGGCTCATGCCCGCCGCGCTCGGCTGGGGCGTGCTGTTTACGACTCTCGGTTTGCTCGCGCTCAAGGCCGTTCGGGCCGAGATCCGCGACGTGATCTAA
- a CDS encoding glycosyltransferase, giving the protein MTTTQTVSTGLLQHARDLAEQASKLGRDATPAKALELALHGKDGVALVAGEPTAASLDALTKACDERSWHVFVATGDADAATTIAEKLRRAVIVEHTAAELLRTLPIKPSVAVVCGGDADAVSASLDSIADAMPDGALAVVIGAHARSTKDWRGIGGGKDLALLARHTASAGVLPIRLEGDLYGRLSDLSRKALSEGPTPAPDATMRTPAVVSPTGLGSAKTRQALVKNVMRAREILEPRRQNRRLEGLSRWPWVVPDAKPLPPTMPDGSPWPKITVVTPTYNQGHFIEETILSVIHQGYPNLEHILMDGKSTDHTMEVVDKYRDHFAVIVSEKDKGQSDAINKGFERSTGELLTWINSDDMLTPGALAAAAIAYKTSGASFINGVSQVFREGKLVHQCITSCPDGPMPLMDMLDLENCWLTGQFWWQPDCFFSKELWDNAGAHVRVDWYYSMDYELWLRMAQAGATVHSIGRPICWYRTHADQKTSEGEGEGFRGELPKVVVDHCEKHDITLEKREKEVVKGRLRVVFFNDVGFEYGAGIAQRRLAEAFASAGHDVRVLAATHPEPVRESPTVSATDALAAIDAHDPDLVIIGNVHGADIAPEVLSAITAKHETVFFMHDAWLLTGRETYFGDNEDFLTGTVGPTSTNAGYPAMEDDAIRPAWEAKRRFLTGSETLTILTNSQWLADRAKAALAKLDTIEKPTQDHDAAPFDLGCRPPVHAVRYGLDLDALQPRDKATCRDILGLPQDDFIIMASACSLEDERKGIGYLAKALKQLDLPDATVVGVGYMAPNAKPPIPGMRAMGYMRDAQQLTMLYSACDVFVAPSTDEAFGQVFIEAAACGTPSVGFPVGGVPEAITHGVTGLVASDVSAEALAAAIDTLYRDASYRSDLGQWARIHTQNEWSLWTSYQRLHSALAQSGAGKRIGLSRKIDFTRPAPMPQSATLIRPTHPAYEPRFGFEHWEGPKPEQNLDRFRWLRGPSAAAVLHATRAGKAKLAITCRNTHPGQRIRVVLNGKQVADQPIPKTQPRTDHAITIPVRVNEGANHLQLNMWKWNQGEGRPLAIMLTDLRLIED; this is encoded by the coding sequence ATGACCACGACCCAAACCGTGAGCACGGGACTCTTGCAACACGCTCGCGATCTTGCCGAACAGGCCAGCAAGTTGGGCCGCGACGCAACACCCGCCAAAGCACTGGAATTAGCACTGCACGGCAAGGATGGCGTGGCTTTGGTGGCCGGCGAACCCACTGCCGCATCGCTCGACGCGCTCACCAAGGCGTGCGACGAACGATCGTGGCACGTGTTTGTTGCCACAGGCGATGCCGATGCTGCTACCACGATCGCCGAAAAGCTCCGCAGGGCAGTCATCGTTGAGCACACGGCGGCCGAGTTGCTCCGCACGCTCCCCATCAAGCCATCCGTCGCGGTCGTGTGCGGCGGCGATGCGGATGCCGTATCGGCCAGCCTCGACTCCATCGCCGACGCCATGCCCGATGGCGCACTCGCCGTGGTGATCGGTGCGCATGCCCGTAGCACCAAAGACTGGCGCGGGATCGGCGGTGGCAAGGATCTGGCACTGCTCGCCCGCCACACCGCGTCGGCCGGTGTGCTTCCGATCCGGCTTGAAGGTGACCTTTATGGCCGCCTGAGCGACTTGTCGCGCAAGGCGCTCTCCGAGGGTCCGACGCCCGCCCCCGACGCCACGATGCGCACGCCGGCGGTGGTCTCGCCCACGGGCCTGGGAAGTGCGAAGACGCGGCAAGCCCTTGTGAAGAACGTGATGAGGGCCCGAGAGATTCTCGAACCCCGTCGACAGAACCGGCGGCTCGAAGGCCTCAGCCGGTGGCCCTGGGTGGTGCCCGACGCGAAGCCTCTGCCGCCAACGATGCCCGACGGCTCGCCCTGGCCCAAGATCACGGTCGTCACGCCCACGTACAACCAGGGCCACTTCATCGAGGAGACCATCCTCTCGGTGATCCACCAGGGCTACCCCAACCTTGAGCACATCCTGATGGACGGCAAGTCGACCGACCACACGATGGAGGTCGTCGATAAGTACCGAGATCACTTCGCCGTGATCGTCTCGGAAAAGGACAAGGGCCAGAGCGACGCGATCAATAAAGGCTTCGAGCGCTCCACCGGTGAATTGCTCACCTGGATCAACAGCGACGACATGCTGACGCCCGGCGCGCTCGCCGCGGCGGCCATCGCGTACAAGACCAGCGGCGCGAGCTTCATCAACGGCGTCTCGCAGGTGTTCCGCGAGGGCAAGCTGGTCCACCAGTGCATCACGAGTTGTCCCGACGGCCCGATGCCGCTCATGGACATGCTCGACCTGGAGAACTGCTGGCTCACCGGGCAGTTCTGGTGGCAGCCCGATTGTTTCTTCAGCAAGGAACTGTGGGACAATGCCGGCGCACACGTGCGCGTCGATTGGTACTACTCGATGGACTACGAGCTGTGGCTACGCATGGCGCAGGCCGGCGCGACCGTCCACAGCATCGGCCGCCCCATCTGCTGGTATCGCACCCACGCCGACCAGAAGACCAGCGAGGGCGAAGGCGAGGGCTTCCGAGGCGAGCTGCCCAAGGTCGTCGTCGACCACTGCGAGAAACACGACATCACGCTGGAGAAGCGGGAGAAGGAGGTCGTCAAGGGCCGCCTGCGCGTAGTGTTCTTCAATGACGTCGGATTCGAATACGGCGCGGGCATCGCGCAGCGGCGATTGGCCGAAGCCTTCGCCAGCGCCGGGCACGACGTGCGTGTGCTCGCAGCGACGCATCCCGAGCCGGTGCGCGAGAGCCCGACCGTCTCGGCCACCGACGCCCTGGCCGCCATCGACGCGCACGACCCCGACCTGGTCATCATCGGCAACGTGCACGGCGCCGACATCGCGCCAGAGGTGCTCAGCGCCATCACCGCCAAGCACGAGACCGTGTTCTTTATGCACGACGCGTGGCTGCTCACCGGCCGCGAGACCTACTTCGGCGACAACGAAGACTTCCTGACCGGCACCGTCGGCCCGACCAGCACCAACGCCGGCTACCCGGCCATGGAAGACGACGCCATCCGCCCCGCGTGGGAGGCAAAGCGGCGTTTTCTGACTGGTAGCGAGACGCTCACGATCTTGACCAACAGCCAGTGGCTGGCCGACCGCGCGAAGGCCGCGCTCGCCAAGCTCGACACGATCGAGAAACCTACCCAGGACCATGACGCGGCTCCCTTCGACCTCGGGTGCCGCCCACCGGTCCACGCGGTTCGCTATGGCCTTGACCTCGATGCCCTCCAACCACGCGACAAGGCGACCTGCCGCGACATCCTGGGATTGCCCCAGGACGACTTCATCATCATGGCCTCGGCCTGCTCGCTCGAAGACGAGCGAAAGGGCATCGGCTACCTCGCCAAGGCACTCAAGCAACTCGACCTGCCCGACGCCACCGTCGTCGGCGTGGGCTATATGGCCCCCAACGCCAAGCCGCCCATCCCCGGCATGCGCGCGATGGGCTACATGCGCGACGCCCAGCAGCTCACGATGCTCTACTCGGCGTGCGACGTGTTCGTCGCGCCAAGCACCGACGAGGCGTTCGGCCAGGTCTTCATCGAGGCCGCCGCGTGCGGCACGCCCTCGGTGGGCTTCCCGGTGGGTGGCGTGCCCGAGGCGATCACCCACGGCGTGACCGGGCTCGTGGCATCCGACGTATCAGCCGAAGCGCTGGCCGCGGCGATCGATACGCTGTATCGCGACGCCAGCTACCGCAGCGACCTGGGCCAATGGGCCCGCATCCACACCCAGAACGAGTGGAGCCTGTGGACGAGCTACCAGCGTCTGCACTCGGCCCTGGCCCAGAGCGGCGCGGGCAAACGCATCGGCCTGAGCCGCAAGATCGATTTCACACGACCCGCGCCGATGCCCCAGAGCGCCACACTCATCCGCCCCACGCACCCGGCGTATGAACCCCGCTTCGGCTTCGAGCACTGGGAAGGCCCCAAGCCCGAGCAGAACCTCGACCGCTTCCGGTGGCTGCGCGGGCCAAGCGCGGCGGCCGTGTTGCACGCAACCAGGGCCGGCAAGGCAAAGCTGGCGATCACCTGCCGCAACACGCATCCCGGTCAACGTATTCGAGTTGTCCTCAACGGCAAGCAGGTGGCCGACCAGCCCATCCCCAAGACACAACCCCGTACCGACCACGCCATCACCATCCCCGTGCGCGTGAACGAGGGCGCGAACCACCTGCAGCTCAACATGTGGAAGTGGAATCAGGGGGAGGGCCGCCCGCTGGCGATCATGCTGACCGACCTGCGGCTGATCGAAGACTGA